A window from Corynebacterium singulare encodes these proteins:
- a CDS encoding FAD-binding dehydrogenase, which translates to MNETSVIIVGTGLAGMVAGYEAIKGGKHVIFLEQENRNNLGGQAFWSLGGLFYVNSPEQSLMRVKDSEELAWRDWANSADYDPVTEEDRHDYWGEKWGREYVRFAATEKRDYLKSLGLNVLPTIGWAERGSGDASGHGNSVPRFHLTWGTGPEVVRVFREPLLRAEEQGQVEFHFRHRVDELVIENDEAGSPRVVGVRGSVLSPTNQVRGEASTRDVVKHFELRGSAVVIATGGIGGNLEKVRQMWPTERWGECPKELVTGVPAHVDGRGIDIAQQAGASVVNTDRMWAYTEGMTNWDPIWPGHGIRIIPGPSALWLDAEGNRLPTNLFPGTDNLAALAHIGQTGHGYSWFVLNKAIVDKEFIFSGSEQNPDLTDKELKKLASKVGPGTHVAVKAFMENGIDWVVEDNLSDLVAGMNRLAPEGSPTIEEAHLRKVLEDRDSQLDNPFSKDAQVNYIRVARGFLGDKLIRVAPPHRILDESKGPLIAVRLTFLTRKTLGGLETNLDGQCLNADGSVLPGLYACGEASGFGGGGMHGKNALEGTFLGGCIHSGKRVGEALAQS; encoded by the coding sequence ATGAACGAAACCTCAGTCATCATCGTAGGCACGGGCCTCGCCGGCATGGTCGCCGGCTATGAGGCCATCAAAGGTGGCAAGCACGTCATCTTCCTTGAACAAGAAAACCGTAACAACCTCGGTGGCCAGGCCTTCTGGTCTCTCGGCGGACTGTTTTACGTCAACTCCCCCGAGCAATCCTTGATGCGGGTCAAAGACTCCGAGGAGCTGGCCTGGCGGGATTGGGCCAACTCCGCCGATTATGACCCGGTGACCGAGGAAGACCGCCACGATTATTGGGGTGAGAAATGGGGACGTGAGTACGTGCGCTTCGCGGCCACCGAGAAACGCGATTATCTCAAGAGCTTAGGCCTTAATGTTCTGCCCACCATTGGATGGGCAGAACGCGGCTCTGGTGACGCGTCCGGTCACGGCAATTCCGTGCCGCGCTTCCACCTCACTTGGGGAACAGGTCCCGAGGTCGTCCGCGTTTTCCGTGAGCCACTCCTCCGCGCTGAGGAGCAAGGCCAGGTGGAATTCCATTTCCGCCATCGCGTGGATGAGCTCGTCATCGAGAACGACGAAGCGGGCAGTCCGCGTGTCGTGGGCGTGCGCGGCAGCGTCCTCTCCCCTACCAATCAGGTGCGTGGAGAGGCGAGCACGAGGGACGTCGTCAAGCACTTCGAGCTGCGTGGCTCTGCTGTGGTGATTGCCACCGGCGGCATCGGCGGCAACCTGGAGAAAGTACGCCAGATGTGGCCCACTGAGCGCTGGGGTGAGTGCCCGAAAGAGCTGGTCACGGGCGTGCCCGCGCATGTCGACGGCCGCGGTATCGACATCGCCCAGCAGGCTGGCGCCTCCGTGGTCAATACCGACCGTATGTGGGCTTACACCGAAGGCATGACCAACTGGGATCCCATCTGGCCTGGCCACGGCATTCGCATCATCCCGGGCCCTTCGGCGCTCTGGCTCGATGCGGAAGGCAATCGCCTGCCCACCAACCTCTTCCCCGGCACCGATAACCTGGCGGCACTCGCCCACATCGGCCAGACCGGCCACGGCTATTCCTGGTTCGTGCTCAACAAGGCCATCGTGGACAAGGAATTCATTTTCTCCGGCTCCGAGCAAAATCCGGACCTCACAGATAAGGAGCTCAAGAAACTCGCCAGCAAGGTGGGCCCGGGCACGCACGTGGCGGTGAAAGCCTTCATGGAGAACGGAATCGACTGGGTCGTTGAGGACAATCTCAGCGATCTTGTCGCCGGAATGAACCGCCTAGCACCGGAGGGTTCCCCCACCATTGAGGAGGCCCACCTAAGAAAAGTCCTGGAAGACCGCGATTCGCAGCTGGACAACCCCTTCAGTAAGGATGCCCAAGTCAACTACATCCGCGTTGCGCGCGGCTTCTTGGGCGACAAGCTCATTCGCGTCGCTCCCCCACACCGCATCCTCGATGAATCCAAGGGTCCGCTCATTGCGGTGCGCCTGACGTTCCTCACCCGCAAGACTCTGGGCGGGCTGGAAACCAACCTCGATGGCCAATGCCTCAACGCCGACGGCTCGGTGCTTCCTGGTTTATACGCCTGCGGCGAGGCCTCCGGCTTTGGTGGTGGCGGCATGCACGGCAAGAATGCGCTGGAAGGAACCTTCTTGGGCGGCTGCATTCACTCGGGCAAACGCGTGGGCGAAGCCCTGGCGCAGAGCTAG
- a CDS encoding DUF2339 domain-containing protein — MAIAGTVITLIGVAFLVGMAIQAGLLGPLGRVILAYVVSLALGGAAWKFRGKAPEAGTTALLATSLYSALVTSLLVVTWLGWWPAWLGAIIMTMLFAAYMASVHYKPEGFHKLTIMWFAIGMALVASILIARTGVSALPVLLMPLMVLGYSAWRRNDILRGTGAIALLLVVANLIMGKSSDMHIVANAVLGASAVLLVGLAVHFPTSRRAFGDYTAGLLVPALLLGLCLVRVNFEIPAWILVAAFAAIAAVAWGQLQGRIALGVFPVAFALAYKATQLANFSDSEHGANGGMSDVRLWVAVVLTAVFYIALVLLLPYLKHGALQAAWVVGVVIFVFPLFFSSIAVPQAFREEPTMFASAVLLGLALIATWLRRSQIHGLANNRVYAACATVFALGLSMVAVVGTITGLGGLITGDAWGSSPWFASHVVVSVAWMLIAARLLIKHHEGFTGLGILLAIVATLKLTFFDLAALSGIFRALAFLLSGLVLLVIAVRRVRSTPAKPQEERATPQGHSQNQGPGEGPQA; from the coding sequence GTGGCAATCGCCGGAACGGTCATCACCCTGATTGGTGTCGCCTTCCTCGTGGGCATGGCCATTCAGGCAGGGCTGCTTGGTCCGCTTGGGCGAGTGATCCTGGCCTATGTGGTCTCCCTAGCGCTAGGCGGTGCAGCGTGGAAGTTCCGTGGCAAGGCGCCAGAAGCAGGTACTACTGCTCTACTGGCGACATCGCTGTACTCAGCACTCGTTACTTCCTTGTTGGTGGTGACCTGGCTGGGATGGTGGCCAGCGTGGCTCGGCGCGATTATCATGACCATGCTTTTTGCCGCGTACATGGCCTCCGTCCACTACAAACCCGAAGGCTTCCATAAGCTGACCATAATGTGGTTTGCCATCGGTATGGCTCTGGTAGCTAGCATTCTGATTGCCCGTACCGGTGTTAGCGCTTTGCCCGTGCTGCTCATGCCGCTGATGGTGTTAGGTTACTCGGCGTGGCGCAGGAACGACATTTTGCGTGGAACCGGAGCTATTGCACTGCTGCTGGTCGTAGCCAACCTGATCATGGGTAAGTCTTCCGATATGCATATCGTGGCCAACGCGGTATTGGGTGCATCCGCTGTACTACTCGTTGGCCTTGCAGTCCACTTCCCCACTAGCCGTAGGGCTTTCGGTGACTACACAGCTGGCTTGCTTGTGCCAGCACTGCTGTTGGGGCTCTGCCTTGTGCGAGTGAACTTTGAGATTCCCGCGTGGATTCTGGTTGCCGCTTTTGCCGCCATCGCTGCGGTAGCGTGGGGCCAACTACAAGGGCGCATTGCGCTGGGAGTGTTCCCTGTTGCCTTTGCGCTAGCTTATAAAGCCACCCAGCTCGCCAACTTTTCCGATAGTGAACATGGGGCAAACGGTGGCATGTCCGATGTGCGCTTGTGGGTTGCGGTTGTCCTCACGGCAGTGTTCTACATCGCGCTGGTGCTTCTGCTGCCCTACTTAAAGCACGGTGCTCTGCAAGCAGCGTGGGTAGTAGGCGTGGTGATCTTTGTCTTTCCTTTGTTCTTCTCGAGCATTGCCGTCCCGCAGGCGTTCCGTGAAGAACCGACAATGTTTGCTTCCGCAGTGCTGCTGGGGCTGGCATTGATTGCAACGTGGTTGCGCAGGTCTCAGATCCATGGGCTCGCTAACAATCGCGTGTACGCTGCGTGTGCGACAGTGTTCGCGCTGGGCCTCAGCATGGTTGCAGTGGTTGGAACAATTACCGGCCTGGGCGGACTCATTACAGGTGACGCCTGGGGTTCCTCCCCGTGGTTTGCCAGCCACGTGGTGGTGTCCGTTGCCTGGATGCTCATCGCCGCACGATTGCTCATCAAGCACCACGAAGGGTTTACTGGCCTGGGGATTCTCCTTGCCATCGTGGCAACGCTGAAGCTGACCTTCTTCGACCTGGCTGCATTGTCCGGTATTTTCCGGGCCCTGGCGTTCTTGCTCAGCGGTCTTGTCTTGCTGGTGATTGCGGTGCGGCGCGTGCGCTCAACTCCTGCGAAACCACAGGAAGAACGCGCTACACCCCAAGGTCACAGCCAGAATCAGGGCCCTGGTGAGGGGCCGCAGGCCTAG